A single region of the Ciconia boyciana chromosome 13, ASM3463844v1, whole genome shotgun sequence genome encodes:
- the BAIAP2L1 gene encoding BAR/IMD domain-containing adapter protein 2-like 1 isoform X2, with amino-acid sequence MSRDPEEVNKLTESTYKNVMEQFNPGLRNLINLGKNYEKAVNAMVVAGRAYYDSLAKIGDISADSPVSKELGQVLVEISRTHKKLNDSLEESFKKFHKEIISELEKKTDLDVKYMNATLKRYQTEHRSKLDSLEKSQAELKKIRRKSQGARNVMKYEHKEMEYLETVSSRQSDIQRFIAEGCREALLEEKRRFCFLVDKHCSFTQHMHFYHIQIGNDFYPHHENASKVPPAPTGRAYTSPLVDMFNNPATVPKTSSEKVNNSAENSDDASLSRSTSVATGLNIMKRQKVKTIFPHTAGSNKTLLSFAQGDIITLLVAEEKDGWLYGEHDTTKVKGWFPSSYTRPLEEPAEEKAFVPVPSPAPIRSISSVNLVEKGDVVLPPPDYLGSLQTDKRMESSKGTTVKTPTDRPENAGSKPDMNGIIKPPFLSGENPFATVKLRPTVTNDRSAPIIR; translated from the exons ATGTCTCGGGACCCTGAGGAGGTGAACAAGCTGACGGAGAGCACTTACAAA AATGTTATGGAACAGTTCAATCCAGGACTCAGGAATTTAATAAATCTGGGGAAGAATTATGAAAAAGCTGTTAATG cTATGGTAGTGGCTGGAAGAGCATATTATGATAGCCTTGCAAAGATTGGGGATATATCAGCTGATTCTCCAGTTTCTAAAGAATTAG GCCAAGTTCTCGTAGAAATTTCAAGAACACACAAGAAACTTAATGACAGTCTAGAGGAGAGC ttcaaaaaatttcataaagaaattatatcagaactggagaagaaaacagacctGGATGTAAAATACATGAAT GCAACTTTAAAGAGGTaccaaactgaacacagaagCAAATTAGATTCTTTAGAGAAGTCTCAGGCcgagctgaaaaaaatcagaaggaaaagccAAGGAGCAcgaaatgtaatgaaatatgAGCATAAAGAAATGGAG tatttaGAAACCGTGAGCTCTCGACAGAGTGATATTCAGAGATTTATTGCAGAAGGCTGCAGAGAAGCTCtccttgaagaaaaaagaagattctGCTTTCTGGTTGACAAGCACTGCAGCTTTACCCAGCACATGCACTTCTATCACATTCAG ATCGGAAATGATTTTTATCCTCATCATGAAAATGCATCAAAGGTGCCCCCTGCCCCTACAGGTAGGGCGTACACTAGTCCACTAGTTGATATGTTTAACAATCCTGCAACGGTTCCAAAGACATCgtctgaaaaagtaaataattcagCAG aGAATTCAGATGATGCCAGTTTATCGCGTTCAACTTCTGTTGCCACGGGACTAAACataatgaaaaggcaaaaagtaaaGACAATCTTCCCACATACTGCTGGAAGTAACAAGACATTGCTTAGCTTTGCACAGGGGGATATCATCACACTTCTTGTGGCTGAAGAAAAGGATGGCTGGCTTTATGGGGAACATGACACAACTAAAGT AAAAGGATGGTTTCCATCATCGTATACTAGACCACTAGAAGaaccagcagaagaaaaagcatttgtcCCAGTGCCAAG CCCTGCACCAATCCGAAGTATTAGTTCTGTAAATCTTGTGGAAAAAGGTGATGTTGTCCTCCCACCGCCAGACTATCTGGGGTCTTTGCAAACAGATAAAAGAATGGAGTCTTCCAAAGGTACTACTGTTAAAACACCAACTGACAGACCAGAAAATGCAGGTTCG
- the BAIAP2L1 gene encoding BAR/IMD domain-containing adapter protein 2-like 1 isoform X1 — translation MSRDPEEVNKLTESTYKNVMEQFNPGLRNLINLGKNYEKAVNAMVVAGRAYYDSLAKIGDISADSPVSKELGQVLVEISRTHKKLNDSLEESFKKFHKEIISELEKKTDLDVKYMNATLKRYQTEHRSKLDSLEKSQAELKKIRRKSQGARNVMKYEHKEMEYLETVSSRQSDIQRFIAEGCREALLEEKRRFCFLVDKHCSFTQHMHFYHIQCADFLKSKLPGWQEICSDATKVPEKVRMMIDEIRTPGSTPISGTPHPSPMIERNTTIGNDFYPHHENASKVPPAPTGRAYTSPLVDMFNNPATVPKTSSEKVNNSAENSDDASLSRSTSVATGLNIMKRQKVKTIFPHTAGSNKTLLSFAQGDIITLLVAEEKDGWLYGEHDTTKVKGWFPSSYTRPLEEPAEEKAFVPVPSPAPIRSISSVNLVEKGDVVLPPPDYLGSLQTDKRMESSKGTTVKTPTDRPENAGSKPDMNGIIKPPFLSGENPFATVKLRPTVTNDRSAPIIR, via the exons ATGTCTCGGGACCCTGAGGAGGTGAACAAGCTGACGGAGAGCACTTACAAA AATGTTATGGAACAGTTCAATCCAGGACTCAGGAATTTAATAAATCTGGGGAAGAATTATGAAAAAGCTGTTAATG cTATGGTAGTGGCTGGAAGAGCATATTATGATAGCCTTGCAAAGATTGGGGATATATCAGCTGATTCTCCAGTTTCTAAAGAATTAG GCCAAGTTCTCGTAGAAATTTCAAGAACACACAAGAAACTTAATGACAGTCTAGAGGAGAGC ttcaaaaaatttcataaagaaattatatcagaactggagaagaaaacagacctGGATGTAAAATACATGAAT GCAACTTTAAAGAGGTaccaaactgaacacagaagCAAATTAGATTCTTTAGAGAAGTCTCAGGCcgagctgaaaaaaatcagaaggaaaagccAAGGAGCAcgaaatgtaatgaaatatgAGCATAAAGAAATGGAG tatttaGAAACCGTGAGCTCTCGACAGAGTGATATTCAGAGATTTATTGCAGAAGGCTGCAGAGAAGCTCtccttgaagaaaaaagaagattctGCTTTCTGGTTGACAAGCACTGCAGCTTTACCCAGCACATGCACTTCTATCACATTCAG TGTGCAGACTTCCTAAAATCCAAGCTGCCTGGGTGGCAGGAAATCTGTAGTGATGCCACCAAAGTGCCTGAAAAAGTCAGAATGATGATAGATGAAATAAGGACACCTGGCTCTACTCCAATATCAGGAACTCCACACCCTTCACCAATGATAGAGAGAAATACCACG ATCGGAAATGATTTTTATCCTCATCATGAAAATGCATCAAAGGTGCCCCCTGCCCCTACAGGTAGGGCGTACACTAGTCCACTAGTTGATATGTTTAACAATCCTGCAACGGTTCCAAAGACATCgtctgaaaaagtaaataattcagCAG aGAATTCAGATGATGCCAGTTTATCGCGTTCAACTTCTGTTGCCACGGGACTAAACataatgaaaaggcaaaaagtaaaGACAATCTTCCCACATACTGCTGGAAGTAACAAGACATTGCTTAGCTTTGCACAGGGGGATATCATCACACTTCTTGTGGCTGAAGAAAAGGATGGCTGGCTTTATGGGGAACATGACACAACTAAAGT AAAAGGATGGTTTCCATCATCGTATACTAGACCACTAGAAGaaccagcagaagaaaaagcatttgtcCCAGTGCCAAG CCCTGCACCAATCCGAAGTATTAGTTCTGTAAATCTTGTGGAAAAAGGTGATGTTGTCCTCCCACCGCCAGACTATCTGGGGTCTTTGCAAACAGATAAAAGAATGGAGTCTTCCAAAGGTACTACTGTTAAAACACCAACTGACAGACCAGAAAATGCAGGTTCG